In Fibrobacter sp. UWB5, a single window of DNA contains:
- a CDS encoding histidine phosphatase family protein, which yields MNKLVTKVAVLSAIPLFMAITLSGCEDTLNDVQDELSSGGNNGNNGKDGKDGKDGKDGKDGKDGTSCTVVDTTGFSNRTGYKLICADTLKGVVWDGLDGEDGADGKDGKDGEDGSSCTVIENPDINGYDILCGSKKVGELRNGEKGEKGEQGEAGQKGETGEKGAKGDKGDKGDTGDKGADGKDGSNGKDGVNGKDGTNGTNGKDGKDGSSCTVEENPEINGYDVICDSVKIGELRNGEKGADGKDGKDGKDGKDGKDGKDGSSCVVTVNKEINGFDVFCGDEKVGVLMNGEKGADGKDGVDGKDGKDGIDGKDGKDGTNGKDGKDGKDGASCTVAENDNGYDILCGGKKVGELRNGEKGADGKDGADGKDGEDGKDGNNGKDGASCTVAVNEEINGYDIICGGVKAGELRNGEKGADGKDGVDGKDGNDGIDGKDGKDGTSCSVVKNEKINGYEVYCGTEKIGELYNGKDGKDGADGKDGNDGHDGNNGIDGKDGTSCRVEANDDINGYDVYCGKEKVGEIRNGEKGADGKDGKDGKDGNNGKDGTSCRVEANENINGFDVYCGELKVGELRNGEKGADGKDGANGKDGEDGKDGNDGKDGTSCRIEENLTNNSYNIFCGNIKVGELKNGENGKDGADGKDGTDGHDGNDGKDGTSCYVVKNDAINGYDIYCGTEKIGELRNGENGADGKDGVDGKDGKDGAGFEPLSAECKALRSTTDQFSSIYDVLGCLRPSEKVAFILRHAERPSDKYGPNDPLNEAGIQQCTTVGNKLKEMDLDDFSYMHTYYYRAKQSAWIIAQNKGQDVGTETEWYSETDNEYQTTNNDLLEKVYVKNESKRNSCKSGWGGFSKAAYRDYSNSTEKSNCEAAFFDVDSIVDVIVHKYFTYDKMKPGVTLAISHDQFLVPFVISISKRQIHGADGRDLRYHKYSSDDKHWINYLTGVAIITDMADNIRIIPVTAMDRGFLK from the coding sequence ATGAATAAACTAGTCACTAAAGTTGCTGTATTGTCAGCAATCCCCCTATTTATGGCAATCACACTCTCTGGTTGCGAAGACACCCTCAACGATGTCCAAGACGAACTGAGTTCCGGCGGAAACAACGGTAACAACGGCAAAGACGGAAAGGACGGTAAAGATGGTAAAGACGGCAAGGATGGTAAGGATGGAACCAGCTGCACCGTCGTCGACACAACTGGATTCAGCAACAGGACCGGTTACAAACTGATTTGCGCCGACACGCTCAAAGGAGTCGTGTGGGATGGCCTAGACGGAGAGGACGGTGCCGACGGTAAAGACGGTAAGGATGGAGAAGACGGTTCCTCTTGTACCGTCATCGAAAATCCGGACATCAACGGCTACGACATCCTTTGCGGCAGCAAAAAGGTCGGTGAACTCCGCAATGGTGAAAAAGGAGAAAAGGGAGAACAAGGTGAGGCTGGACAAAAAGGAGAAACCGGTGAAAAAGGCGCCAAGGGGGACAAGGGCGACAAAGGTGACACCGGTGACAAGGGTGCCGATGGTAAGGATGGCTCCAACGGCAAGGACGGTGTCAACGGTAAAGACGGCACCAACGGAACGAATGGTAAAGACGGTAAGGACGGTTCTTCCTGTACAGTTGAAGAGAATCCTGAAATCAACGGCTACGACGTCATTTGCGACAGCGTGAAGATCGGTGAACTTCGCAATGGCGAAAAGGGCGCCGACGGTAAAGACGGCAAGGACGGAAAAGACGGTAAGGATGGTAAGGACGGCAAGGATGGTTCTTCTTGCGTCGTTACCGTTAACAAGGAAATCAATGGATTCGACGTTTTCTGCGGCGACGAAAAGGTCGGCGTACTGATGAACGGCGAAAAAGGCGCTGACGGTAAGGACGGTGTCGACGGTAAAGATGGTAAAGACGGTATCGACGGCAAGGATGGCAAGGACGGCACTAACGGCAAGGATGGTAAAGACGGTAAGGACGGAGCCTCTTGCACCGTAGCCGAAAACGACAACGGTTACGATATCCTCTGCGGCGGCAAAAAGGTCGGCGAACTTCGCAACGGCGAAAAGGGCGCTGACGGCAAGGATGGTGCCGACGGTAAAGACGGCGAAGACGGAAAGGACGGCAACAATGGTAAGGATGGCGCATCCTGCACTGTTGCCGTTAACGAGGAAATCAACGGCTACGACATCATTTGCGGCGGCGTAAAGGCCGGCGAACTCCGCAACGGCGAAAAGGGCGCTGACGGTAAGGACGGTGTCGACGGTAAAGATGGTAACGACGGCATCGACGGCAAGGACGGTAAAGATGGAACCTCTTGCTCCGTCGTAAAGAATGAAAAGATCAACGGATACGAAGTCTACTGCGGCACCGAAAAGATTGGCGAACTTTACAACGGTAAAGACGGCAAGGACGGCGCCGACGGTAAAGATGGTAACGACGGTCATGATGGCAACAACGGCATTGATGGTAAGGATGGTACATCTTGCCGCGTCGAAGCCAACGACGACATCAATGGTTACGACGTCTACTGCGGTAAAGAAAAGGTCGGCGAAATTCGCAATGGTGAAAAGGGTGCTGACGGCAAGGACGGAAAAGATGGTAAGGATGGCAACAACGGTAAGGACGGAACGTCTTGCCGCGTTGAAGCCAACGAAAACATCAACGGTTTCGATGTCTACTGCGGCGAGCTCAAAGTCGGCGAACTCCGCAACGGCGAAAAGGGCGCTGACGGTAAGGACGGTGCCAATGGTAAAGACGGCGAAGACGGCAAGGATGGAAACGACGGTAAGGACGGAACTTCCTGCCGCATCGAAGAAAACCTGACCAACAACAGCTACAACATCTTCTGCGGCAACATCAAGGTCGGTGAACTCAAGAACGGTGAAAACGGCAAGGATGGTGCCGACGGTAAAGACGGTACCGATGGTCATGATGGTAATGACGGTAAGGACGGAACCTCTTGCTATGTCGTAAAGAATGACGCCATCAACGGTTACGACATCTATTGCGGCACCGAAAAGATTGGCGAACTCCGCAACGGCGAAAATGGAGCCGATGGTAAAGATGGTGTCGACGGCAAGGATGGAAAAGACGGCGCAGGCTTTGAGCCGCTCAGCGCCGAATGCAAGGCGCTTCGCTCCACCACCGACCAATTCTCCTCAATCTACGATGTCCTGGGTTGCCTCCGCCCCTCCGAAAAGGTAGCGTTCATTCTCCGCCACGCCGAACGCCCCAGCGACAAGTACGGTCCAAACGACCCGCTGAACGAAGCCGGCATACAGCAATGCACAACTGTAGGCAACAAACTTAAAGAAATGGATCTCGACGATTTTTCCTATATGCACACCTACTATTATCGCGCCAAGCAATCCGCATGGATTATCGCCCAAAATAAGGGTCAGGACGTCGGCACCGAAACTGAATGGTATAGCGAAACCGATAACGAATACCAAACCACAAACAACGACCTGTTAGAAAAGGTGTACGTCAAGAACGAAAGCAAGCGTAACTCCTGCAAATCCGGCTGGGGCGGATTCTCTAAAGCGGCTTACAGGGATTACAGCAACAGCACCGAAAAAAGCAACTGCGAAGCCGCCTTCTTCGATGTCGACAGCATCGTAGACGTAATCGTCCATAAGTACTTCACCTATGACAAGATGAAGCCGGGCGTCACCTTGGCCATTTCGCACGACCAATTCCTGGTTCCGTTCGTCATCTCCATCAGCAAGCGCCAAATCCATGGCGCAGACGGACGCGACTTGCGTTATCACAAGTATTCCTCCGATGACAAGCATTGGATCAACTACCTGACCGGTGTTGCCATCATCACAGATATGGCCGACAACATCAGAATCATCCCGGTCACGGCTATGGACCGCGGCTTCTTGAAGTAA
- a CDS encoding adenylosuccinate synthase — translation MANRVVIGSQWGDEGKAKVVDFLTLDADYIVRFQGGANAGHTVEVGDKKFVFHLIPSGIMHDDKICVIGNGVVLDPVQTLAEIADLHTKGINPEGRLFIADNAHVVLPYHSTLDKAKEKKAGKGAIGTTGRGIGPCYSDKVNRIGVRVGDLMDERELRPRVEAMAKVHNEEFKVMYDVPEIDPEQVIKDYLELGQKIKPFVRDVSAMLYEAVKAGKRLVFEGAQGTILDVDQGTYPFVTSSNTVAGYASCGAGIGPTAIDQVVGVVKAYTTRVGNGPFPTELLDETGDTLRKIGNEYGATTGRNRRCGWFDAPVVRKAAVVNGLTHLAITKLDVLDTFDTIKICTHYECDGEKIENFPNQLSKVGRCVPVYEEMPGWKCDTTKCRKLEELPENARKYLNRMAELVGVKIGMISIGAKRDQSIIVDLD, via the coding sequence ATGGCAAATCGTGTTGTAATCGGTTCCCAGTGGGGTGATGAAGGCAAGGCCAAGGTTGTTGATTTTCTGACTCTGGACGCAGACTATATCGTGCGTTTCCAGGGCGGCGCCAATGCAGGCCATACCGTGGAAGTGGGCGACAAGAAGTTCGTGTTCCACTTGATTCCCTCGGGCATTATGCATGATGATAAGATTTGCGTGATCGGTAACGGCGTGGTGCTTGACCCGGTGCAGACTTTGGCCGAAATCGCCGACTTGCACACCAAGGGAATCAACCCGGAAGGCCGTCTGTTCATTGCCGACAATGCACACGTGGTGCTCCCGTACCACTCCACCCTTGACAAGGCTAAGGAAAAGAAGGCTGGCAAGGGCGCTATCGGTACCACGGGCCGCGGCATTGGCCCCTGCTATAGCGACAAGGTGAACCGTATCGGTGTCCGCGTGGGCGACCTTATGGACGAACGTGAACTGCGCCCCCGCGTTGAAGCGATGGCCAAGGTCCACAACGAAGAATTTAAGGTGATGTACGATGTTCCCGAAATCGATCCGGAACAGGTCATCAAGGACTACCTGGAACTCGGCCAGAAGATCAAGCCGTTCGTGCGTGACGTGAGCGCCATGCTCTATGAAGCCGTTAAGGCCGGCAAGCGCCTGGTGTTCGAAGGTGCCCAGGGTACCATTCTCGACGTGGACCAGGGTACTTACCCGTTCGTGACCTCCAGCAACACGGTCGCAGGCTATGCTAGCTGCGGCGCAGGCATTGGCCCCACGGCCATCGACCAGGTGGTGGGCGTTGTGAAGGCTTACACGACCCGCGTGGGTAATGGTCCGTTCCCGACTGAACTTTTGGATGAAACGGGCGACACGCTCCGTAAGATTGGTAACGAATACGGTGCAACGACCGGTCGTAACCGCCGCTGCGGTTGGTTCGACGCCCCGGTGGTCCGCAAGGCTGCCGTGGTGAATGGTCTCACTCACTTGGCCATTACCAAGCTCGACGTGCTCGACACCTTTGATACCATCAAGATTTGCACTCACTACGAATGTGATGGCGAAAAGATTGAAAACTTCCCGAACCAGCTTTCCAAGGTCGGCCGTTGCGTGCCGGTTTACGAAGAAATGCCGGGTTGGAAGTGCGATACCACCAAGTGCCGCAAGCTCGAAGAATTGCCGGAAAATGCCCGCAAGTACCTGAACCGCATGGCGGAACTCGTTGGCGTGAAGATTGGCATGATTTCGATCGGTGCCAAGCGTGACCAGAGCATCATCGTAGATTTGGACTAA
- a CDS encoding Crp/Fnr family transcriptional regulator, with translation MDSNVCGLLKGVDLFSELTEEQLGLLANLVVVQDFNRDETVVLEGDCSMKALYLIASGTVQVYMTGIDGRETILSFLERGDFFGEMSLIDGEPRSASVRTVTDAQLMIIHREPFLTLIRQTPEIAMSLLSEMSKRLRKANKQIGSLSTMSVSGRVAGTLLNLMEERGMRIHTDNGQMVTVIHNRPTQQQLADMSGTTRETVSRICSMLVKANAIAMTGKDIVIFDETALQEKATKG, from the coding sequence ATGGACAGCAATGTATGTGGACTCTTGAAAGGGGTTGACCTTTTCTCTGAATTGACGGAAGAACAGCTTGGCTTGCTTGCCAACTTGGTTGTTGTCCAGGACTTCAACCGCGACGAGACGGTGGTGCTCGAGGGCGACTGCTCGATGAAGGCGCTGTACCTGATTGCTTCGGGTACGGTGCAGGTCTATATGACCGGCATCGATGGCCGCGAAACGATCCTCAGTTTCTTGGAACGCGGTGACTTCTTTGGCGAAATGTCCCTGATCGACGGCGAACCGAGGTCTGCCTCGGTGCGCACCGTGACCGACGCGCAGTTGATGATTATTCACCGCGAGCCGTTCTTGACCTTGATCCGCCAGACGCCTGAAATTGCGATGTCTCTGTTGTCTGAAATGAGCAAGAGACTGCGTAAGGCGAACAAGCAGATCGGTTCCTTGTCCACCATGTCTGTAAGTGGTCGCGTGGCGGGTACTCTCCTGAACTTGATGGAAGAACGCGGTATGCGCATTCATACCGACAACGGCCAGATGGTGACGGTGATTCACAACCGTCCGACCCAGCAGCAGTTGGCGGACATGTCGGGTACCACTCGCGAAACGGTGAGCCGCATTTGCTCGATGCTTGTGAAGGCAAACGCTATCGCCATGACCGGAAAGGACATTGTCATTTTCGATGAAACCGCTTTGCAGGAAAAAGCGACTAAAGGGTAG
- a CDS encoding PASTA domain-containing protein produces MDKVKNIANKLLAWAKTAPIVKAVGIWIVLLILLAFFVDKLVMPIFSGHFASTGEVPNLEGMSEEAAQKALDDAGFKYEWLEEGRYSAQIPAGMVLVQMPAAGRTAKLGRTVKLTKSLGLREVEIPDLRGKSQKQAAISLSRAGLVQGAIVKGAHQSIPRGVVIRTIPVAGEKVRIGDTVKVVISAGATQGKTVLPDFSGEQIDNVYIKVETLGFKVGKVKRKKDEEGRAPGTVIETSPKHGDYLPPDTKINFVIAD; encoded by the coding sequence ATGGATAAAGTAAAGAATATTGCGAATAAATTGCTCGCGTGGGCCAAGACAGCGCCGATCGTAAAGGCTGTCGGCATCTGGATTGTGCTACTGATCCTGTTGGCTTTCTTTGTGGATAAACTCGTAATGCCGATTTTCTCGGGCCATTTTGCCTCTACGGGCGAGGTTCCGAATTTGGAAGGCATGAGCGAAGAAGCCGCCCAGAAGGCCTTGGACGATGCCGGTTTCAAGTACGAATGGCTCGAAGAAGGCCGTTACAGTGCACAGATTCCTGCCGGCATGGTCCTCGTGCAGATGCCTGCCGCCGGACGTACTGCGAAGCTTGGCCGTACCGTCAAGCTTACCAAGAGCTTGGGCCTGCGTGAAGTGGAAATTCCTGATCTGCGTGGTAAGAGCCAGAAGCAGGCTGCAATTTCTTTGAGCCGTGCAGGTCTTGTGCAGGGCGCAATCGTGAAAGGCGCTCACCAGAGCATTCCTCGCGGTGTCGTGATTCGCACGATTCCTGTGGCCGGCGAAAAGGTCCGCATTGGCGACACGGTGAAAGTCGTGATTTCGGCTGGCGCTACCCAGGGCAAGACTGTGCTGCCTGACTTTAGTGGCGAACAGATCGACAACGTTTACATTAAGGTTGAGACTCTCGGCTTCAAGGTCGGAAAAGTCAAGCGCAAGAAAGACGAAGAAGGTCGTGCTCCTGGTACGGTGATCGAGACTTCGCCGAAGCATGGCGATTACTTGCCGCCCGATACCAAGATTAACTTCGTGATTGCGGATTAA